The region CCAGGATCACGAGGTTGTCGGGATCGACCGCCGCGCTCTCGGGCGCGCGGGCGAAGAACCACTCGGGGTTGGCCACGACGTACTGGTCCAGGGGGCTGCTGGTGGCGACCAGCACGGCCACCGAAAGGTTCTGGCTGCGCCCGGCGCGGCCGGCCTGCTGCCAGGTGCTGGCCACCGTGCCGGCGTAGCCGCACATGACGCACACGTCGAGCCGCCCGATGTCGATGCCCAGCTCCAGCGCGTTGGTGCTGACGACCGCCCGCACCGTCCCGTCGCGCAGGCCCTGCTCGATGGCGCGCCGCTCGGTGGGCAGGTAGCCGCCGCGGTAGCCGCGCACCTCGCCGCTGCGGATGCCGGTGCGGCGGCCCGCCCGCGCCAGGTAGGTCAGCAGCAGCTCGACGCGCGTGCGCGAGCGGGCGAACACGATCAGCTGCGCGTCGGCGGCCAGGAAACGCTCGGCCAGCGCGCGGGTCTCCTTGACGGCCGAGCGGCGGATCCCCAGCTCGCGGTTGACCACCGGCGGGTTGTAGAAGATGACGTGCTTCTCCCCCTGCGGGGCGCCGTTGTCGTCGATAACGCGCACCGGGCCGCCGGCCAGCTCGGCCGCCAGTTCGCCGGGGTTGGCGATCGTGGCCGAGCAGCCGATGAACAGCGGGTCGGCGCCGTAGAAGCGCGCGATCCGCCGCAGCCGACGCAGCACGTTCGCCACGTGGCTGCCGAAGACGCCGCGGTAGTGGTGGACCTCGTCGACGACCACGTAGCGCAGGTTCTCGAAGAGCTTGACCCACAGGGTGTGGTGCGGCAGGACGCCCTGGTGCAGCATGTCCGGGTTGGTGACCACGATGTGGCCGCTGCTGCGGATCGCGCGGCGGGCCGTCTCGGGGGTGTCGCCGTCGAAGGTGTAGGTCCTGATGTCGGCGCCGAGGTCGGTGATCACGCCGTGGACCTCGTGCATCTGGTCCTGGCTGAGCGCCTTGGTCGGGAAGAGGTAGAGGGCGCGGGCCTGCGGGTCGCGCAGGATCGCGTCCAGCACGGGCAGGTTGTAGCACATCGTCTTGCCGGAGGCCGTGGGGGTGACCACGACGAAGGGCTGGCCGGCGGCGGCGGTCCGGACGGCTTCGGCCTGGTGGGTGTAGAGGCGGTGGATCCCGCGGCCCTGCAGGGTTTCGACCAGGCGCGGGTGCAGGCTCTCGGGGAAGTCGGCGGTGCGCGCCTCGCGCGGCGGCAGCGTTTCCCACCGGGTGACGTTGTCCACGAAGGAAGCGTCGGCGCGGAGCCGGTCGAGCAACTGCGCCAGATTCACGGCGCCCGCCGATCAGCGCCGCCTACCGGTTGCCTCATCACGACGGTTGCCTCCGGAGCGCGAACGACGGCCGGTCAGCTGTCCCTGGGCGGCGCGGCGCCGCCGTCGCCGGCGTCGCTGCGGGGCGGGGCGGGGCGGGGCGCGTCGGTGCGGGCGACGTCGATCTCGCGCTTGACCTCGTCCTTGGCGTCCTGGGTCGCGCGGCGGAACTTCTTGACGGAGGAGCCGAGCGCCTCGGCGATCTCGGGCAGACGCTTCGGCCCGAAGACCATCAGGACGACGAACGCGATGATCAGCAGTTCGCCCCAGCCGATGCCGCCGAAGACGGCGAGGAACGGTGCCATGTCCCACCTTCCGATCGGTCAGCGGTACCAGCGCAGCATCTGCGAGGCCACGAACACGCCGACCAGGCTCATGAAGTTGAAGTGCAGCTTGAAGCCGAAGGCGATCTCCAGGATCACCAGGTCCCACTGGTTCAGCTCGGGTCCGAAGTCGATCGAACGCACGAACAGCTGGTGGGCCACCGAGCCCTCTTCCAGGAACAGGCCGATGATCTCGCTGAAGATGGCGCCGATCAAGATACCCAGGAACAGGGTCAGCAACACCGTTCCCATGGACTTCCGCATCCGCGCCCTCCCCGAGCCTGACCATTCCCCACCGGCGTGCGGTGCAATATACCCCGTCCGTCCCGCGAAACCAACGGGAATCCCGCCGCGCCGTCCCAGAGACCCGCGTCGCCCTAGAGGCCCGTGCCGCGCAGGGCGTCGGCCAGGGCGGGCCGCAGCCGGGCGTAGGACTGGTCGAGGGTCTCGGGGATCACCCGCGCGTCGCCGACGACGGTCATGAAGTTGGTGTCCGCCCGCCAACGGGGCAGCAGGTGGACGTGGAAGTGCCCGGGGATGCCGGCGCCCGCCGCCGCGCCCCCGTTGTAGCCGGCGTTGACGCCGTGGGGCTGGTAGACCTCGCGCACCGCCCGCTCCGCGGCCGCGAGCAGCGGCGCCAGATCGTTCACCGCTTCCGGCGCGCACTCCGTCAACCCGCCGACGTGCCCGTTGCACACCAGCAGCAGATGCCCGCCGTTGTAGGGGTAGCGGTTGAGGATGGCGAACCAGTGCCGGGACCGGTGCAGGATGAACTCCTGCTCGTCGCGGCCGCCCTGGCAGGCGCAGAACACGCACGCCTCCCCCCGCTGGTCCCCCTGCCGGACGTAGTCCAGGCGCCAGGGCGTGAACAGGCGGTCCATCGGCGCTCCTCCCCTTCAGCCGCGGCGGCGCAGCAGCGTCTCGGCCGCGGCCAGCTCGTCGACGGTGTTGATGCCGACCACCTCGTCGGGATCGTCGATGGCCACGGCCTGCACCGCGCGGCCGTCGGCCACCAGGTGGGCGATCGTGTCGGTGAGGTAGTACTCGGACTGGTCGTTGTCCGCCCGCAGCTTCGCGAGCGCCGCGACCAGGTCCGGGGTCCGGAAGCAGAAGACGCCGGT is a window of bacterium DNA encoding:
- a CDS encoding DEAD/DEAH box helicase, which encodes MNLAQLLDRLRADASFVDNVTRWETLPPREARTADFPESLHPRLVETLQGRGIHRLYTHQAEAVRTAAAGQPFVVVTPTASGKTMCYNLPVLDAILRDPQARALYLFPTKALSQDQMHEVHGVITDLGADIRTYTFDGDTPETARRAIRSSGHIVVTNPDMLHQGVLPHHTLWVKLFENLRYVVVDEVHHYRGVFGSHVANVLRRLRRIARFYGADPLFIGCSATIANPGELAAELAGGPVRVIDDNGAPQGEKHVIFYNPPVVNRELGIRRSAVKETRALAERFLAADAQLIVFARSRTRVELLLTYLARAGRRTGIRSGEVRGYRGGYLPTERRAIEQGLRDGTVRAVVSTNALELGIDIGRLDVCVMCGYAGTVASTWQQAGRAGRSQNLSVAVLVATSSPLDQYVVANPEWFFARAPESAAVDPDNLVILVSHLKCAAFELPFDAGEQFGGRDVGEILDYLAEQGILHRDAARYHWMAETYPAEDVSLRSAAPENVVIIDTDQPHGLVIGEMDLFGAQEMLHDEAVYIHGGRQYHVDKLDWERRKAYVKPVQVDYYTDAQRKTELRTLTDDESLDAPYGRKGLGEIGLVSKVTVYKKIKLGTHENVGAGRVHLPEMELHTTSFWWELPADAHAWLAASHLDLGDALKGLAHLLGRVAPAFIMADPSDIHALPMVKSPFTDRPTLYLYDAYPGGVGYARRIFLQLDEITAAARRHLERCACGHGCPACVGVPAEAGATAREGARRLLAAATPAG
- a CDS encoding twin-arginine translocase TatA/TatE family subunit, translated to MAPFLAVFGGIGWGELLIIAFVVLMVFGPKRLPEIAEALGSSVKKFRRATQDAKDEVKREIDVARTDAPRPAPPRSDAGDGGAAPPRDS
- a CDS encoding DUF4321 domain-containing protein — encoded protein: MRKSMGTVLLTLFLGILIGAIFSEIIGLFLEEGSVAHQLFVRSIDFGPELNQWDLVILEIAFGFKLHFNFMSLVGVFVASQMLRWYR
- a CDS encoding HIT domain-containing protein, whose translation is MDRLFTPWRLDYVRQGDQRGEACVFCACQGGRDEQEFILHRSRHWFAILNRYPYNGGHLLLVCNGHVGGLTECAPEAVNDLAPLLAAAERAVREVYQPHGVNAGYNGGAAAGAGIPGHFHVHLLPRWRADTNFMTVVGDARVIPETLDQSYARLRPALADALRGTGL